Proteins from a genomic interval of Diaphorobacter sp. HDW4A:
- a CDS encoding NAD-dependent succinate-semialdehyde dehydrogenase encodes MQYSQFIHGEFCAGSSSETFEVISPSTGQMIGSYAMASIADVARAIDCAKTAQASWKKMSVLQRSELLRKIATEMRADRNSFATQIASELGKPYSEAQKEVDIAAEMFEWSAEEARRLYGRVIPARAAGIQQIAQLEAVGVVAGFSGWNAPAITPSRKISAALAAGCAIVIKPSEETAGVALLIAQACQRAGAPAGLVNMVFGNPAEIADQLCSAPDIAMITFTGGTEVGKQLGAKAALHMKKATLELGGHAPVIVWSDVDVDKVAASTVATKYRNAGQVCTSPTRFLVHESIYDAFCESFVTHARKVRVLDPFDGQAQMGPLKNRRRLHAIDQLVENARQSGAEVLTGGKAMTGQPGYFYEPTVIALRDKTADVSRIEPFGPVALIIPVKDADEALKEANSLPFGLAAYAFTNDMKLAHRFANEIESGVVCINELQASLPETPFGGYKDSGLGSEGGIEGLREFLRVKCVRQGGLA; translated from the coding sequence ATGCAATATTCACAGTTCATCCATGGCGAGTTCTGCGCGGGTTCGTCGTCCGAAACCTTCGAAGTGATTTCCCCATCGACCGGTCAAATGATCGGCAGCTACGCCATGGCATCCATTGCCGATGTGGCCCGCGCCATCGACTGCGCCAAGACCGCGCAAGCCAGTTGGAAAAAAATGAGCGTGCTCCAGCGCTCCGAACTCCTGCGCAAAATCGCCACCGAAATGCGCGCCGATCGCAACAGCTTCGCCACACAGATCGCCAGCGAACTTGGCAAACCCTACAGTGAAGCGCAAAAAGAAGTGGACATTGCCGCTGAAATGTTTGAATGGTCGGCCGAAGAAGCTCGTCGCCTCTATGGCCGCGTGATTCCTGCACGTGCAGCCGGCATTCAGCAAATCGCGCAACTGGAAGCCGTTGGCGTGGTCGCAGGTTTTTCAGGCTGGAACGCGCCGGCCATCACACCGTCACGCAAGATCAGCGCGGCCTTGGCCGCAGGTTGCGCCATCGTCATCAAGCCCTCCGAAGAAACCGCAGGCGTCGCGCTGTTGATCGCACAGGCTTGTCAGCGTGCAGGTGCACCAGCAGGGCTTGTCAACATGGTGTTCGGCAATCCGGCGGAGATAGCCGACCAGTTGTGCAGCGCCCCTGACATCGCCATGATCACTTTCACCGGCGGCACCGAGGTCGGCAAGCAACTCGGCGCCAAGGCGGCTTTGCATATGAAAAAGGCCACGCTGGAACTCGGCGGCCACGCGCCTGTGATCGTCTGGAGCGACGTGGACGTCGACAAGGTAGCGGCCTCCACGGTCGCCACCAAATACCGCAATGCCGGCCAAGTGTGCACTTCTCCCACGCGCTTTCTGGTGCATGAGAGCATCTATGACGCCTTCTGCGAAAGCTTTGTCACGCACGCCCGAAAAGTTCGCGTGCTCGATCCGTTCGACGGACAGGCGCAGATGGGCCCGCTGAAGAACAGGCGCCGTCTCCATGCCATCGACCAACTGGTGGAAAACGCCAGACAGTCCGGTGCTGAGGTGCTCACTGGCGGCAAGGCCATGACCGGTCAACCCGGCTATTTCTATGAGCCCACGGTGATTGCGTTGCGAGACAAGACAGCCGACGTATCCCGCATCGAGCCCTTTGGCCCTGTCGCCTTGATCATCCCGGTCAAGGATGCCGATGAAGCACTCAAAGAGGCCAACAGCCTGCCCTTTGGCCTTGCCGCCTATGCTTTCACCAACGACATGAAGCTCGCACACCGCTTCGCCAACGAGATCGAAAGCGGTGTGGTCTGCATCAACGAACTGCAGGCATCGTTGCCCGAAACGCCATTCGGAGGTTACAAGGACAGCGGCCTCGGCTCAGAAGGCGGTATCGAAGGCCTGCGCGAATTCCTCAGAGTCAAGTGCGTGCGTCAGGGAGGACTGGCATGA
- a CDS encoding LysR substrate-binding domain-containing protein, giving the protein MSKKLPPLNPLKVFDAVVRTQNLTKAAQELHISQSAVSKQLNVLQTYLGIELFRRERHGISLTQAGVLYGEEIAPAFEAISKATSSIMRSGSDNTLRIQTYTTFAAKWLIRRLSDFHARYKDISVVITNSVKPVDFDRDNVDLAIQMGNGAWQGQDADFLFEDIIEPVCSPEFFKKHAPDAGYPRALLRTCLLVSHYRQDDWPTWTRLCRYDEDIASTERMRFSTSVLTWQAAVEGLGIAIGQTSLLADDLKAQRLVRPFNLPVRTGSSYYLVRPQLQRHARKVMLFRDWIREQVAQSATTPEPQAMR; this is encoded by the coding sequence ATGTCGAAAAAGCTGCCTCCGCTCAATCCCCTGAAGGTTTTTGACGCCGTCGTGCGCACTCAGAACCTGACCAAGGCCGCGCAGGAACTGCACATCAGCCAGTCGGCCGTGAGCAAGCAGCTCAATGTGCTGCAGACCTATCTGGGTATCGAGCTCTTTCGCCGCGAACGCCACGGCATCAGCCTCACTCAGGCGGGCGTGCTCTATGGCGAGGAAATTGCGCCAGCCTTTGAGGCCATCTCCAAGGCCACTTCGAGCATCATGCGCAGCGGCTCTGACAACACGTTGCGCATTCAGACCTACACCACTTTCGCTGCCAAATGGCTGATTCGGCGCCTGTCGGATTTTCATGCGCGCTACAAGGACATCTCGGTCGTCATCACCAACTCCGTCAAGCCAGTCGATTTCGACCGCGACAACGTCGATCTCGCCATCCAGATGGGCAACGGCGCATGGCAGGGACAGGACGCAGACTTTCTGTTCGAAGACATCATCGAGCCTGTCTGCAGCCCCGAATTCTTCAAGAAGCATGCGCCCGACGCGGGCTATCCGCGCGCGTTGCTGCGTACCTGCTTGCTGGTGTCGCACTACCGTCAGGATGATTGGCCCACTTGGACGCGCCTGTGCCGCTACGACGAGGACATCGCCAGCACCGAACGCATGCGTTTCAGCACCTCTGTGCTTACCTGGCAGGCAGCAGTGGAAGGGCTTGGTATCGCCATCGGCCAGACCTCGCTGCTGGCCGACGATTTGAAGGCGCAGCGATTGGTTCGCCCCTTCAATTTGCCGGTACGCACTGGCTCCTCGTACTACCTCGTGCGCCCGCAACTGCAGCGGCACGCACGCAAGGTGATGCTGTTTCGGGATTGGATCAGGGAGCAGGTCGCCCAATCGGCAACGACTCCCGAACCTCAGGCGATGCGGTAG
- a CDS encoding tripartite tricarboxylate transporter substrate binding protein, with protein sequence MQRRIATLAIASLCALTFSGAHASDTDNYPSRPVKIIVGFQAGGPTDVAARLVARALSEELKGSFIVENKPGATSNIASETVASAKPDGYTLLIAASPLTMNKYVFPQQRFDPIKSFEPISKISSAPGVLAVSPNLPAKNWKEFEALAKKKADGLSYGSTGQGGTQHMAMLRLEQLTGIKMVHVPYGGTTGVINDLMGSVIDVAFMTSTGAMPNLEAGKVRPIAIAGPQRLQGLPNVPTFKELGVPEMKSDSWNALLAPAGTPKPIIDKLAAVVQKAVKTKTFKDTLIPQGSVLIGNSPQEFKTELNEEVAFWADQFKKANIGN encoded by the coding sequence ATGCAACGCAGAATCGCAACCCTTGCCATCGCTTCGCTGTGCGCGCTGACCTTCTCGGGCGCCCACGCTTCAGACACTGACAACTACCCATCGCGTCCGGTGAAGATCATCGTCGGCTTCCAGGCGGGCGGCCCCACCGACGTGGCCGCGCGACTGGTGGCGCGTGCTTTGTCGGAGGAACTGAAGGGCTCCTTCATCGTCGAGAACAAGCCGGGCGCAACCAGCAACATCGCCTCCGAAACGGTGGCGAGCGCCAAGCCCGATGGTTATACGCTGCTGATCGCCGCATCACCGCTGACGATGAACAAGTACGTGTTTCCGCAGCAGCGATTCGATCCGATCAAGAGCTTTGAGCCGATCTCCAAGATATCGTCCGCGCCCGGCGTGCTGGCGGTGAGCCCGAATCTGCCCGCCAAGAACTGGAAGGAGTTCGAGGCGTTGGCCAAGAAAAAGGCGGATGGTCTGTCGTACGGCAGCACGGGACAGGGCGGCACGCAGCACATGGCAATGCTGCGTCTGGAGCAGCTTACCGGCATCAAGATGGTCCACGTGCCCTATGGTGGCACGACCGGAGTGATCAATGACCTGATGGGCAGCGTGATCGACGTGGCCTTCATGACATCGACTGGTGCGATGCCGAATCTGGAAGCTGGCAAGGTGCGCCCCATCGCCATCGCGGGGCCACAGCGCCTGCAAGGCCTGCCGAACGTGCCCACGTTCAAGGAATTGGGCGTGCCGGAGATGAAGTCGGACTCGTGGAACGCGTTGCTCGCGCCCGCCGGAACACCCAAGCCCATCATCGACAAGCTGGCCGCCGTGGTCCAGAAGGCCGTGAAGACAAAGACCTTCAAAGACACTTTGATTCCGCAAGGTTCGGTTTTGATCGGCAATTCTCCGCAAGAATTCAAGACTGAGCTGAACGAGGAAGTGGCCTTCTGGGCCGACCAGTTCAAGAAGGCCAACATCGGGAACTGA
- a CDS encoding acetate--CoA ligase family protein, with the protein MSSNSKKFNYSGYSDLCKALLYPASVALVGASDDTRKTGGRPQQFLRRAGFAGKVYPINPNRTQVQGEQAWASLAALPEVPDTVFVLSPTDTVVDTVRECARIGVKLVVILASGFSETGPEGAAREEELRQIAEETGIRLLGPSSLGVVNPSNGLMLTANAAFAEPDMPSGKVFVASHSGSMIGALVSRGKARGVGFAGLVSVGSEVDLSVGEICMATLDDPQIEGYVLFLESLHHGDKLKAFAREAALRGKPVVAYKLGRSSAAAEMSATHTGALAGEDDIADALLKDLGVVRVEMLETLFEVMPLAKKLPLERKTTKRVGVVTTTGGGAAMVVDQLGIRDVTVESVSPETLAKLQAADIPGTAGRVLDLTLAGTKYEVMKKALDILLEAPEFDLVVAVVGSSARFNPDLAVKPIIDSANHDKPLLAMLVPDAPLALSQLTDAQIPCFRTPEACADAIASVFARRQPGLQATAGQVADARSLKESDAYALLDQLNVPHAPAATFALDAAPTELPFAYPVVAKVCSAQIPHKTEVGGVVLGIQNAEQLAEAFGTLKTNLAERAPGVPCNEVLVQPMRKGLTEVLVGYRIDVDAGPIIMLAAGGIWAEVMKDRSIRLAPVTVEVAREMIGEVRMLQTVAGLRGTKKGDLEALAQTIANLSNLAVRPDLKVSEAEVNPLMVMPEGEGVLAVDALILQA; encoded by the coding sequence ATGTCGAGCAACAGCAAAAAATTCAACTATTCCGGCTACTCCGACCTGTGCAAGGCGCTGCTGTATCCAGCCAGCGTGGCGCTGGTCGGCGCCTCCGACGACACCAGAAAGACCGGCGGTCGTCCCCAGCAGTTCCTGCGTCGCGCGGGCTTTGCGGGCAAGGTCTATCCGATCAATCCCAACCGCACGCAAGTGCAGGGCGAGCAGGCTTGGGCCTCGCTCGCGGCGCTGCCCGAGGTGCCCGACACCGTCTTCGTGCTGTCGCCCACCGACACCGTAGTAGACACGGTGCGCGAATGCGCGCGCATTGGCGTGAAGCTCGTCGTGATTCTGGCGAGCGGCTTTTCGGAGACTGGCCCTGAGGGTGCGGCACGTGAAGAGGAACTGCGCCAGATCGCCGAGGAAACCGGTATCCGCCTGCTCGGCCCGAGCAGCCTTGGCGTGGTCAACCCATCCAACGGCCTGATGCTCACGGCCAATGCTGCCTTCGCCGAGCCCGACATGCCCAGCGGCAAGGTGTTCGTCGCATCGCACAGCGGTAGCATGATCGGAGCGCTGGTCTCGCGCGGCAAGGCGCGCGGCGTGGGCTTTGCGGGCCTGGTCTCGGTCGGCAGCGAGGTCGATCTGAGCGTCGGCGAGATCTGCATGGCGACGCTCGATGATCCCCAGATCGAGGGCTATGTGCTGTTTCTGGAGAGCCTGCACCACGGCGACAAGCTCAAGGCCTTCGCTCGCGAGGCTGCTCTGCGCGGCAAGCCGGTGGTGGCTTACAAGCTGGGCCGCTCGAGCGCAGCGGCTGAGATGTCGGCCACGCACACCGGCGCGCTTGCGGGCGAGGACGACATCGCTGATGCCCTCCTCAAGGACCTGGGCGTCGTGCGGGTGGAGATGCTGGAGACGCTGTTCGAGGTGATGCCGCTCGCCAAGAAGCTGCCGCTTGAGCGCAAGACAACCAAGCGCGTCGGCGTGGTGACCACGACCGGCGGCGGTGCTGCGATGGTGGTGGACCAGTTGGGCATTCGCGATGTGACGGTGGAGTCCGTCTCGCCCGAAACGCTGGCCAAGCTGCAGGCCGCAGACATCCCCGGCACCGCTGGCCGCGTGCTCGATCTGACACTGGCGGGCACCAAGTACGAGGTAATGAAGAAGGCGCTCGATATCCTGCTCGAGGCACCAGAGTTCGATCTGGTGGTGGCAGTGGTGGGCTCGTCTGCGCGCTTCAATCCGGATCTGGCCGTCAAGCCCATCATCGACAGTGCAAATCACGACAAGCCGCTGCTCGCCATGCTCGTTCCCGATGCGCCCCTCGCACTCTCGCAACTGACTGACGCGCAAATCCCATGCTTTCGCACGCCCGAGGCCTGCGCCGATGCGATTGCCTCCGTGTTCGCACGCCGCCAGCCGGGGCTTCAAGCTACGGCTGGTCAGGTGGCCGATGCGCGTTCGCTTAAGGAATCGGATGCCTACGCGCTGCTTGACCAACTGAATGTGCCGCACGCACCTGCCGCCACGTTTGCGTTGGACGCCGCACCCACGGAATTGCCGTTTGCCTACCCGGTAGTCGCCAAAGTCTGCTCTGCGCAGATTCCGCACAAGACCGAGGTCGGCGGCGTGGTGCTCGGCATCCAGAACGCGGAGCAACTGGCCGAGGCCTTTGGCACGCTCAAGACCAACTTGGCCGAGCGCGCGCCCGGCGTTCCATGCAACGAGGTACTGGTGCAGCCCATGCGCAAGGGCCTGACCGAGGTGCTGGTGGGTTACCGCATCGATGTGGATGCGGGGCCGATCATCATGCTCGCGGCCGGTGGCATCTGGGCCGAGGTGATGAAGGATCGCAGCATCCGTCTTGCGCCGGTGACCGTCGAGGTCGCACGCGAGATGATTGGCGAGGTCCGCATGCTGCAGACCGTGGCGGGCTTGCGCGGCACGAAGAAGGGGGATCTGGAGGCGCTGGCGCAGACCATCGCCAACCTGTCGAATCTGGCCGTGCGCCCGGACCTCAAGGTCAGCGAGGCCGAGGTGAATCCGCTCATGGTCATGCCTGAAGGCGAGGGCGTGCTCGCGGTGGATGCCTTGATTCTGCAAGCCTGA
- a CDS encoding ABC transporter substrate-binding protein, with protein sequence MKFTQKSAAILAAITLAFGAAHAQTGGSKISDGVVKIGVLTDIAGPFMDNVGKGSIVATEIAVEEFGGKVLGMPIEIVTADHQNKADIASTKTREWLDRDKVDAVTELGNSAVALAAMKIAQEKGRMSIVTGAGAQRISNEDCSPNNVHWVYDSYALANVGTKSLVKKGFKTWYYVTADYAFGHSLENDGKKFIEEAGGKVLGSSRYPFPGNDFASYIVKANASKANAVAIATAGLDLQNAIKQGREFGLGAGGQASVAMLMSLMDVHGLGLKNAGGMMFAETFYWDYDEESRKFADKFMKKMKRMPTALQAGQYSAIRTYLKAVEQAKTDDVAEVIKTMKTMSINDAFAKNGKLRDDGKMVHDMFLVKVKTPAESKKPWDYYQIEETVPGKDAFESLAQSKCPLVKK encoded by the coding sequence ATGAAGTTCACACAAAAATCTGCGGCGATTCTTGCGGCTATCACCCTCGCATTTGGCGCTGCCCATGCGCAGACCGGCGGCTCAAAGATATCGGACGGGGTCGTCAAAATCGGCGTTCTGACCGACATCGCAGGCCCGTTCATGGACAACGTCGGCAAGGGCTCCATCGTCGCCACCGAAATCGCCGTGGAGGAATTCGGTGGCAAGGTGCTTGGTATGCCCATCGAAATCGTGACAGCAGACCACCAGAACAAGGCGGACATCGCGTCGACCAAGACGCGCGAATGGCTGGATCGCGACAAGGTGGACGCCGTGACCGAGCTGGGCAACAGCGCCGTGGCACTCGCCGCCATGAAAATCGCCCAGGAAAAGGGCCGCATGTCCATCGTGACTGGCGCTGGCGCTCAGCGCATCAGCAATGAGGACTGCTCGCCCAACAATGTGCACTGGGTGTATGACTCGTATGCACTGGCCAACGTCGGCACGAAATCACTGGTCAAGAAGGGCTTCAAGACTTGGTACTACGTGACCGCTGACTATGCATTCGGCCACTCTTTGGAAAACGACGGCAAGAAATTTATCGAAGAAGCCGGAGGCAAGGTGCTCGGCTCATCCCGCTACCCTTTCCCAGGCAACGACTTTGCGTCCTACATCGTCAAGGCCAACGCCAGCAAGGCCAATGCCGTCGCCATCGCAACAGCAGGGCTTGATCTGCAAAATGCCATCAAGCAGGGCCGCGAGTTCGGGCTGGGCGCAGGCGGCCAAGCCAGCGTGGCCATGCTCATGAGCCTGATGGATGTGCACGGTCTCGGTCTCAAGAACGCGGGCGGCATGATGTTTGCCGAAACCTTTTACTGGGACTACGACGAAGAGTCGCGCAAATTCGCCGACAAGTTCATGAAGAAGATGAAGCGCATGCCGACGGCGCTGCAGGCGGGTCAGTACTCCGCTATCCGCACTTATCTGAAGGCTGTGGAACAAGCGAAGACGGACGACGTCGCGGAGGTCATCAAAACCATGAAGACCATGTCCATCAACGACGCCTTCGCCAAGAACGGCAAGCTGCGCGACGACGGCAAGATGGTGCACGACATGTTCCTGGTGAAGGTGAAAACCCCGGCTGAATCCAAGAAACCCTGGGACTACTACCAAATCGAAGAAACCGTGCCCGGCAAGGATGCTTTCGAAAGCCTTGCACAGAGCAAGTGCCCTCTGGTCAAAAAGTAA
- a CDS encoding alpha/beta fold hydrolase, whose product MNRQNMEPISGGYVSVDIQGRNHRIYVESAGRGQPLLCLHTAGSDSRQYRDILNSKEINENFQVICFDLPYHGKSSPPEGWEKHEYKLTSQLYLDTILGVMDALDIHKPVAMGCSIGGRVVLHLALRAPERFKALIGLQSGAHVAPYYNLEWLHRPDVHGGEICAGIVSGLIGPRAKDADRWETLWHYMQSGPGVFKGDLNFYKSEGDLRELVSRIDTALCPLHLLTGEFDYSCTPDDSRDLSRSIAGSQLSIMPGIGHFPMSEAPDEFIAHLLPVLQQIQAQ is encoded by the coding sequence ATGAATCGCCAGAACATGGAGCCCATCTCCGGCGGATACGTCAGCGTCGACATCCAGGGTCGCAACCATCGCATCTATGTCGAATCGGCGGGCCGGGGTCAGCCGCTCTTGTGCCTGCACACCGCTGGCAGCGACTCGCGCCAGTACCGGGACATACTGAACAGCAAGGAGATCAACGAGAATTTTCAGGTGATCTGCTTCGACCTGCCCTACCACGGCAAGTCCTCGCCACCCGAAGGGTGGGAGAAACACGAGTACAAGCTCACGTCCCAACTGTATCTGGACACCATCCTCGGGGTGATGGACGCGCTCGACATTCACAAACCCGTTGCCATGGGCTGCTCCATCGGTGGACGGGTGGTGCTGCATCTGGCGTTGCGCGCACCCGAGCGCTTCAAGGCTTTGATCGGACTGCAGTCCGGCGCACATGTCGCGCCCTACTACAACCTCGAATGGCTGCATCGGCCCGATGTGCATGGCGGCGAAATCTGCGCGGGCATCGTCTCCGGCCTGATCGGCCCGAGGGCCAAGGACGCCGACCGCTGGGAGACGCTCTGGCACTACATGCAAAGCGGCCCGGGTGTGTTCAAGGGCGATCTCAACTTCTACAAATCCGAAGGCGATCTGCGCGAACTGGTGAGCCGCATCGACACCGCACTATGCCCGCTTCATCTTCTCACCGGAGAGTTCGACTACTCATGCACGCCTGACGATTCGCGGGATCTCTCCCGGAGCATCGCGGGATCGCAATTGAGCATCATGCCCGGCATCGGTCATTTCCCCATGAGCGAAGCGCCCGACGAGTTCATCGCCCATCTGCTTCCTGTACTCCAACAGATTCAAGCGCAATAA
- a CDS encoding NAD(P)-dependent oxidoreductase → MSGKPILGFIGVGVMGMGMCRNLAQKSGCTVLAADLNIENVRSLAPNGVIASSVQQIAETASIVFLSLPAIQHVEAVCTGADGLLAHAKALNTIVDMSTSDVERTRQLGRTLQQSGIGLIDAPVARSREAANNGTLLITVGATEAQFSTMKPYLECMGSDVLHCGPTGGGQVVKILNNMVLLNTVHTLAEAFAMAEKSGVSKDLLAHALGLGSAASFALKLTGANYLAKDVFPEKMFSTAYALKDLKLALELSNTVRLSNQITTLTARQLQRSIDAGFADNYYPVMYRVIAKGEDPT, encoded by the coding sequence ATGAGTGGCAAGCCCATACTTGGCTTCATTGGTGTCGGCGTGATGGGCATGGGCATGTGCAGAAATCTGGCACAGAAATCAGGCTGTACAGTGCTCGCCGCCGATCTGAACATCGAGAATGTCCGGTCTCTTGCGCCGAACGGGGTGATCGCCAGCAGCGTCCAGCAGATTGCAGAGACCGCGAGCATCGTGTTTCTATCGCTACCCGCCATTCAGCATGTCGAAGCGGTATGCACGGGTGCCGATGGTCTGCTGGCTCACGCCAAGGCACTCAACACCATCGTGGACATGAGCACCAGCGACGTCGAACGCACCCGCCAATTGGGACGGACGTTGCAGCAAAGCGGCATCGGGCTCATCGACGCCCCCGTCGCCCGCAGTCGCGAGGCCGCGAACAACGGCACGCTGCTGATCACCGTAGGTGCCACCGAGGCCCAATTCTCCACCATGAAGCCATATCTCGAATGCATGGGCAGTGACGTTCTGCATTGCGGCCCAACGGGTGGTGGCCAGGTGGTGAAGATATTGAACAACATGGTGCTGCTCAATACCGTGCACACGCTGGCCGAAGCGTTTGCAATGGCGGAAAAGTCCGGTGTCTCCAAGGACCTGCTGGCCCATGCTCTGGGCCTTGGCTCCGCCGCCTCGTTTGCGCTCAAGCTGACCGGCGCCAACTATCTGGCCAAGGATGTCTTTCCGGAAAAAATGTTCTCCACGGCCTATGCACTCAAAGATCTGAAGCTCGCACTTGAGCTGTCGAACACGGTCCGGCTCAGCAACCAGATCACCACGCTGACCGCAAGACAGTTGCAAAGATCGATCGATGCGGGGTTTGCCGACAACTACTACCCCGTGATGTACCGCGTCATTGCAAAAGGAGAAGACCCGACATGA
- a CDS encoding N-acyl homoserine lactonase family protein has protein sequence MRAHGITEYEVYAIKYASVERTRQSNFLEPIDGDPNALMPLDFFVWLVRGAGRLLLVDTGFSQISALARKRFFLQEPAQALSALGIQVEDVSDIAITHLHYDHAGNVKQFPNARIWLQEREMAYATGKCMCDLKQNHFFALDDISVVLKRLYEGDVRLIDSMHSFAAGIEFHRIGGHTDGLQVVRVMTTKGWVVLASDAAHYYENLEKKNPFPAIYSKADMMDGYELIRQLADGEDNIIPGHDPKVCTRFEPLDLPGAHIYRIA, from the coding sequence ATGCGGGCACACGGCATCACCGAGTACGAGGTCTACGCGATCAAGTATGCGAGCGTCGAGCGCACAAGACAAAGCAATTTTCTGGAGCCGATCGATGGCGACCCCAATGCGTTGATGCCGCTGGACTTTTTTGTCTGGCTGGTGCGGGGAGCAGGTCGGCTCCTGCTGGTGGATACCGGCTTCAGCCAGATCTCCGCACTCGCACGCAAGCGATTCTTCCTGCAGGAGCCAGCGCAAGCACTGTCAGCCCTTGGCATTCAGGTGGAGGACGTCAGCGACATCGCCATCACCCATCTGCACTACGACCACGCGGGCAATGTGAAGCAATTTCCCAACGCCCGAATTTGGTTGCAGGAGCGTGAGATGGCCTACGCCACCGGCAAGTGCATGTGCGACTTGAAGCAGAATCACTTTTTCGCGCTTGACGATATTTCAGTGGTTCTCAAACGTCTGTATGAAGGTGATGTGCGCCTGATCGATAGCATGCATTCGTTTGCTGCAGGGATCGAGTTTCATCGCATCGGGGGCCACACCGATGGCCTGCAGGTCGTCCGCGTGATGACCACCAAAGGCTGGGTCGTGCTTGCATCTGACGCAGCGCATTACTACGAAAATCTGGAAAAAAAGAATCCCTTCCCAGCCATTTACAGCAAAGCCGACATGATGGATGGCTACGAACTGATCCGGCAATTGGCGGATGGCGAGGACAACATCATTCCGGGCCACGATCCCAAGGTCTGCACGCGATTCGAGCCGCTCGATTTACCCGGCGCGCACATCTACCGCATCGCCTGA
- a CDS encoding alpha/beta fold hydrolase produces the protein MSEVEPSPELARELQATARMHVTQHEGCSVQWREWGDPEAVPLVALHGGHGTWLHWLRNVNAFAGKYRVLLPDMPGFGDSTDFDLPARDPARLNLLVQALRHGIEDQLGKQPFHLIGFSFGGLIAGKVAQNMPQIRTLTLLGSAGHGMRRPREVAMQNWRDFVGEERAMALKQNLEAFMLAGEADAHACWIHEQSCEKTRFYSKTYSHKPLLADALPDVLAPMLLLWGEKDVTAEPVKAAEFLAQNRQEREWMVIPNAGHWVQYDAASTVNVLLNYWLAQR, from the coding sequence ATGAGCGAAGTCGAGCCATCTCCCGAACTCGCGCGTGAACTGCAAGCGACGGCCCGCATGCATGTCACGCAGCATGAGGGCTGTAGCGTGCAATGGCGCGAGTGGGGCGACCCCGAGGCAGTACCGCTCGTCGCTCTGCATGGTGGTCACGGCACATGGTTGCACTGGCTGCGCAACGTGAACGCGTTTGCGGGCAAGTACCGCGTGCTGCTGCCGGACATGCCGGGCTTTGGCGATTCCACCGATTTCGATCTGCCCGCGCGCGATCCCGCGCGGCTCAATTTGCTGGTGCAGGCGCTCAGGCATGGCATCGAGGATCAACTTGGCAAGCAGCCGTTTCATCTGATCGGATTCTCGTTTGGTGGCCTGATTGCTGGAAAGGTCGCACAGAACATGCCTCAGATCCGCACGCTCACGCTGCTTGGCAGCGCGGGCCATGGCATGCGTCGTCCACGCGAGGTGGCGATGCAGAACTGGCGCGATTTTGTGGGCGAAGAGCGCGCGATGGCGCTCAAACAAAACCTCGAAGCCTTCATGCTTGCGGGCGAGGCCGATGCGCACGCCTGCTGGATTCACGAGCAGTCGTGCGAGAAGACACGCTTTTATAGCAAGACCTATTCGCACAAGCCGCTTTTGGCCGACGCGCTGCCCGATGTGCTCGCACCTATGCTGTTGCTCTGGGGCGAGAAGGACGTGACGGCCGAGCCCGTGAAGGCTGCAGAATTCCTTGCGCAGAATCGTCAGGAGCGAGAGTGGATGGTGATTCCGAATGCGGGGCATTGGGTGCAATACGACGCAGCCTCCACGGTCAACGTGTTGCTCAACTACTGGCTCGCGCAGCGTTGA